The Phragmites australis chromosome 15, lpPhrAust1.1, whole genome shotgun sequence genome window below encodes:
- the LOC133893167 gene encoding GDSL esterase/lipase At4g10955-like, which produces MAMAQHASLSCSTTWRELTSTSWRDNDYRRMVMACLIEAVYLLELERQERRDAAAVAQQWWKPFQYRLAHELVDDRDGSVFGAIFERDHHLLDGDRPSGAPSAVIAFRGTLLRAPTIRRDVEDELRLVAWNSLRGSARLARAMQALRATIDQFGSENVCVCGHSLGAGFARQVGRMLMASPRRQPQQQAALEFHLFNAPYLSLPMGVSSVVKTAGCLLKALRSGVGRWHGKALRNVAYANCILGYTRLESCRRL; this is translated from the exons ATGGCAATGGCGCAGCATGCGAGCTTGTCCTGCTCTACTACTTGGCGGGAGCTCACGAGCACGAGCTG GAGGGACAATGACTACAGGAGGATGGTGATGGCGTGCCTGATCGAGGCGGTTTACCTGCTGGAGCTGGAGCGGCAGGAGCGCCgggacgcggcggcggtggcgcagcAGTGGTGGAAGCCGTTCCAGTACCGCCTGGCGCACGAGCTCGTGGACGACCGCGACGGCTCCGTGTTCGGCGCCATCTTCGAGCGGGACCACCACCTGCTCGATGGCGACAGGCCGAGCGGCGCCCCGAGCGCGGTGATCGCGTtccggggcacgctgctgcgcGCGCCGACCATCCGCCGCGATGTCGAGGACGAACTCCGCCTGGTGGCCTGGAACAGCCTCCGCGGCTCGGCGCGGCTGGCCCGCGCGATGCAGGCGCTCAGGGCGACCATCGACCAGTTCGGGTCCGAGAACGTGTGCGTCTGCGGCCACTCCCTGGGCGCCGGCTTCGCGCGGCAGGTCGGCAGGATGCTCATGGCGTCGCCGCGGAGGCAGCCGCAGCAGCAGGCGGCGCTGGAGTTCCACCTCTTCAATGCGCCCTACCTGTCGCTGCCCATGGGCGTGAGCAGCGTGGTGAAGACGGCGGGCTGCCTGCTCAAGGCGCTCCGCTCCGGCGTCGGCAGGTGGCACGGCAAGGCGCTCCGGAACGTGGCTTACGCCAACTGCATACTCGGGTACACCAGGCTCGAGAGCTGCAGGAGGTTGTGA